The Methylomarinum vadi genome has a window encoding:
- the cysN gene encoding sulfate adenylyltransferase subunit CysN, whose protein sequence is MSHQSDLISTDINAYLAQHERKELLRFLTCGNVDDGKSTLIGRLLHDSKMIYEDQLAAVQADSVKSGTTGAGKVDLALLVDGLQAEREQGITIDVAYRYFSTATRKFIIADTPGHEQYTRNMATGASTCNLAVILIDARYGVQTQTKRHSFIASLLGIKHIIVAVNKMDLVGYSEETFNNIREDYLSFTQALDLHDIHFLPISALDGDNVVNTSGNMPWFTGKPMMELLNTIEIANDRNFVDPRFPVQYVNRPNLDFRGFCGTIASGVFHKGDQITALPSGKSSRIKSIVTYDGELEEAFAPMAVTLTLADEIDISRGDVIVANNSSKPMVADKFKANIVWMTEKTMTPGRQYTIKLATRSVPGSISTIHHRIDVNTLEHHDADELNLNEIASCTVSVNAPVVFDPYKQSKGTGSFIIIDRLTNVTVGAGMITGSADVSDLKPVTAEDRAARYGQKPAVISLTGNHGAETAYLLERKLFDTGHATTVLENQADNLAVLLPVIKHAGLISICVDCAANVADLTFDTDRVDLDGIYNALKDSDTI, encoded by the coding sequence ATGTCCCATCAATCAGATTTAATCAGCACCGACATTAACGCCTACCTGGCGCAACACGAACGCAAAGAACTGCTGCGATTTTTAACCTGCGGCAACGTCGACGACGGCAAGAGCACATTGATAGGCCGACTGTTGCATGACTCCAAGATGATTTACGAAGACCAACTGGCCGCAGTACAGGCGGACAGCGTCAAATCCGGCACGACAGGTGCCGGCAAAGTCGACCTGGCTCTGTTGGTGGACGGGTTGCAAGCGGAACGCGAACAAGGCATCACGATCGATGTCGCCTACCGTTATTTTTCCACCGCGACGCGCAAATTCATCATCGCCGACACACCGGGACACGAGCAGTACACCCGTAACATGGCGACCGGCGCCTCCACCTGTAACCTTGCCGTAATCCTGATCGATGCCCGCTACGGGGTGCAAACCCAAACCAAACGCCACAGTTTTATCGCGTCGTTGCTCGGCATCAAGCATATCATCGTCGCCGTCAATAAAATGGACCTGGTCGGCTATAGCGAAGAAACCTTCAATAATATTAGAGAAGATTATCTGAGCTTCACTCAGGCACTGGATTTGCATGATATTCATTTTCTGCCTATTTCGGCCCTGGACGGCGACAATGTAGTTAACACTAGCGGCAACATGCCTTGGTTCACGGGCAAACCGATGATGGAACTGCTCAACACCATCGAAATTGCCAACGACCGTAATTTTGTCGACCCCCGTTTTCCGGTGCAATACGTCAATCGCCCCAACCTCGATTTTCGCGGCTTCTGTGGCACCATCGCCTCCGGGGTTTTCCACAAAGGCGATCAAATCACCGCCCTGCCCTCCGGCAAAAGCAGCCGCATCAAATCGATCGTCACCTACGACGGCGAGTTGGAGGAAGCATTCGCCCCGATGGCTGTCACCTTGACGTTAGCAGACGAAATCGATATCAGCCGTGGTGATGTCATTGTCGCGAACAATTCGTCCAAGCCGATGGTGGCCGACAAATTCAAGGCCAATATCGTATGGATGACCGAAAAAACCATGACGCCTGGTCGTCAATATACGATCAAGCTCGCCACTCGCAGCGTTCCAGGCTCGATATCGACCATTCATCACCGCATCGATGTCAACACGTTGGAACATCATGACGCCGATGAACTAAACCTGAACGAAATCGCTTCCTGCACCGTTTCGGTCAACGCGCCGGTTGTTTTCGATCCTTACAAACAAAGCAAGGGCACCGGTTCCTTCATCATTATCGACCGCCTAACCAATGTTACCGTCGGCGCCGGCATGATCACCGGCAGCGCGGACGTGTCGGACCTAAAACCGGTTACCGCCGAGGACCGTGCCGCTCGTTACGGCCAGAAGCCTGCCGTCATCTCCTTGACCGGCAACCATGGCGCAGAAACGGCCTACCTCTTGGAAAGAAAATTGTTCGACACCGGCCATGCCACGACGGTATTGGAAAACCAAGCAGACAACTTAGCGGTACTGCTTCCGGTCATCAAACATGCCGGCTTAATCAGTATTTGCGTCGATTGCGCTGCCAATGTCGCCGATTTAACCTTCGATACCGATCGGGTTGATTTGGATGGCATTTACAATGCGTTAAAGGACAGCGATACGATTTGA